GCCAAATACGAGACGTACAGCTTCTTCTGCTCCGGCAGCAGACTGGTGGCCTGCAGGGTCTCGATTTTCTCCGGCAGCTCCTTCAGCACGTCGGATTTCAGGCGGCGAAGCAGGAAGGGGCGCGCACGGCGCGCGATGTTTTCCCTCGGCAGGTCGGAGAAGACCTTGCGAGCAGGGAACAGCTCGGGGAACACGGCGCCAAAAATGGACCAAAGCTCCTCGACTCTATTCTCAAGCGGTGTACCGGTTAACCCGAAACGATTCTTGGCCTGCAAGGCTTTTACGGCCTGCGCGGTTTGAGTCGTATGATTTTTGAACGCCTGCGCTTCGTCCAAGATAACCGTATGATAGAAACGCTGGACGTACAGATCGATATCCCGGCGCAGAAGCGGGTACGACGTGATGACGACGTCTATTCCCTTCAGAGACCTGAGCTTGGCCGCTCTTTCCGGTCGTGTTCCGTCCGCGATGACCACTTGGATCTCCGGTGCAAATTTCTTCAGTTCGCTAAGCCAGTTGTACATAAGGGATGCCGGCGTAACGATGATAGCGGGCTGTTCCATTTCCCGGATCTCCGGAAGACAGGAGAGAAGGAACGCGATGCTTTGAATCGTTTTGCCAAGTCCCATATCGTCCGCCAGAATGCCGCCGAACCGGTAATGGGCCAGCGTCTTCATCCATTGGAAGCCGTATATCTGATAATCCCTTAGCACATGCCGCAGAGTAGCCGGCACTTCGAATTCCAGGTGATCCGGGTTGCGGATATGCGCCAACAGCTTGCGCAGCGATTTGCCGAGCTGAATGGTCCTTCCTTCATTCTCGAAATCCCCGAGATGGAGTCCACGCGCCACGGGGATGCGGAAGACGGATTGATTCAGGTCCGTGCGGAGGAAGCCCGTCTCGTTAATAATCCTCGTAATCGCTTCGTATTCCTTGCCTTCGAGCGGCAGCAGCGCGCCTTCCTGCAGCCGGTGGTATCGGCGCTTCTCTACGATAGAGCGAAGCACGCTGCGGATCTCGTCATCGGAAATGCCGGTCAGTTCGAACTTGAATTCCAGCCAGTTGGTTCTCTCGTCGACTTCTACCTTCAGTAAAGGCGGAGTATTCGGGACAACGATCCGCGTCTTAACGGCCGAAGTAGCATGAACCTGCAGCAGCTTCTCCAGTTTCGGAATGGTATGCCGCAGAAACTCGTATTCGCTTTCCTCGTCTTGCATGTAGTAGCCAAGCTCAGTCGTAATAAAACCGCTTTGCTCCATGATGTCGAGGATCCGGTTTTCCCGGTCTCCGTCCCGGAGAAGGATCCGGTCCTCGGTCTTATAGTCCGTATGAGCCGCCAGCGGGTTAATCTTAATATCCCCGTATTGGAACTCCAGCTCGGCGAGCAATCTGTCCCGGATCCGGTCCAGATAGAGTCTCGCTTGCAGGGGAGTCTGCACGATTTTCTCCGATACGCTTCGGGTTACTTGAACTTGTCCAAGCTTCATCAGTTCGGGGACAACCTTCTCCATAAAAGGCTCTATCTGTTCCGGCGAAATGACGACATGCTGCCGGTGCGAGGCATCCAGCATATTTTTGAAATCGGCCAGCTGTTTGCACGAGGCCTCGGGAAGCTGTTTCATCCGGCCTTCGCTCAGCACCATGTTGTAGGCGGTTAAGACGGTAATCTGGTCCAATCCCTCGACATTCAGTTGGAAGCCGCTCTCGTCCTGCTCGCCAAATTCGAATCGGACAGGGGAGGCTTCATCGTTTATTTGCAGGCCGGCGGTAACGGTGCCCTCCTGATCAATCAGCACGGAAGGACAAGCCGCAAGCAGAGGCAGCACGGTTGGCCAATCCGCAGGAGGGATCATAAGCATCCGGTTGTTTTGCTTGCCGCGAGTCTTTCCGCTTAAAGGCGCCGCTTCCTCCTGATAGAGCGCTTCGTTCTTGCTGATCCTGGCTAGTTCGCCCAGCAAGGCGTAATCTTCATTTCGGAATCGGTGATCAGCGGGGTTAAACGTAAACTGCTTGGAGAAGGTGCGGGTGACGTTTAAAGCTATTCCTTCGATAAAAGCGCGGATATCCGGCACGACGTAAAGCCTGCCAAGACCCGTGCGCAGCTCGATACCGATCCGGTAGTTCCGGTAACCGCTCGAGAAGATCACGCAGGTGAACTGAATCTCAACGGGGATGCGGGTGTCTCTAACATAACGAGTACTGCCAAGAAGCGTGGACTGCCCCCGTTCCCGGCTGCCGAATAAGTCCAATATACTGGACGACAGCAGCTGATCGCTTGCCGAGATGCGGGCCAGGTTCAGCGCTTCTTCGGGCAGCTCTAACAAATGCAGCAGCATGGCTGCGACATGTTCGCAATATTTATCTTCGGGATCAAAGTCCGGGCAGGTGCAGGTTGCCACGATTTCGCCGCGGATGCGGGCAGCCGTCACAATCAGGTCGCGGTTCGTCCGGACATTGGCTTCGCAGAACGGTTTGTCCGGGTCGTACCGCAATATCGTCACTCCGCCCGCCTGCCAGATGGCCTCCCCTTCTTCGAAGGCAAACCGGCCGCATAATACCCGGACGTCATCATCGGTATATTGAAAGCTCATAAGCTGTAATCCTTTCCGGCTATTCGCTCAGTTGATGCAGCAAACGCAGCAGCTCGCCGCGTTCCTCCGGCGATATCGATGCGAGAACCAAGTCTGCCGACTCGCTCATCGCAAGCCGCGCTTGTTGAATAAGCGGAGGCGCTATTTCGGACAATCGGATAAACGTAGCCCGGCGGTCTTCCGGGTCGGGCAGGCGGACGATCAGCTTCTCCTGCTCAAGCGCATCCACGAATTGCGTTACGGTGCGCGGCTTGATGCCAAGCTTTGCGGCGATATCGCTCATCCGGATTTGTCCGGCTTCGGCGACAGAGACAAGGAAGCGTAGCCTTGGTCCGGATAAATATTCCGGAATTTCAAGGACTGATAATTGCGCTTCGAACTGGAGGTGCAGCCGGTGTGTTGTCCGGAGTAACGTTTCCAGCAGGTGGCCGGCGGATGGTATTGTTGTATCGGATGCTGCCATTGTTCCTCCTTGACTTTTGACACATGAATTCTTATAGTCTACTTATCGAATAATTAGTGAGTATACTCAATATGTGTTCATTCCGTATTTTGATTTTACACGATTTCGCATGACATTCCAATAAGGAGGGCCTATTCCTATGGCTCAAACGATGCAAGCCATCCGTTATTATCAATTTGGGGGACCCGAGGTGCTGCAGCTGGAAGAGGCGCCAAAGCCGGTTCCGCAAGAAGGGGAGGTGCTGATCCGTATTGCGGCTGCCGGAGTACTTCCCGTGGATTGGAAAATTCGCAAAGGACTATTTCCGATGCCTGTGAATTTCCCCGTTACTCCGGGGACGGCTTTTGCCGGTGTAATCGAAAGCGCGGGTCCGGGAGTAACCGGACTTATAGCCGGGCAGGAGGTATTCGGAAGAAGCGCAAACGGAACCTATGCGGAATATACAACGGCTTCGGTCGATTCGTCCGCGCTTAAGCCCTCGTCCATCAGCTTTGCTGAAGCGGCTACGATTTCCGGAGGAGCAACAACGGCCTGGTGTGCTATCAACAACGCGGGCATTAAGGCCGGGGACCGCGTATTTATCCATGGTGCAGGCGGTGGCGTAGGTTTATTTGCCGTCCAGTTCGCCAAATGGAAAGGCGCCTATGTTATCGGAACGGCTGGCCCTTCGAATATCGATTTTATCCGAGCCATTGGCGTAGATCATGCGATTGATTATACGGCCGGTCCGTTTGAAGCGGGGCTGGAGCGGGAAGTGGATTTTGTGCTGGATACGATTGGTGGAGCTACGCTGGAACGTTCATGGCCGCTTATCAAGCCGGGAGGGGCTTTGCTTACGATAACAGGTCAGCCTCCGATAGAGCGGGGACAACGGGAGGGCGTGCGCGTGCTCCGCTCAGCGCTGGCCTCCAAGCAGGATTTAGCGGATATTGCGGAGCTGATCGGCACAGGTGTTGTTCAAACGCAAGTTCAGGCTGTATTTACACTTGGAGAAGCACGAGAAGCGCATATCCGCTCGGAAGCGGGACATGGCCGCGGGCGTATCGTACTCGATATGGGAAAATAATAGTTGTACAAAAACAAAAACTGGTAAAAAACCTGTGTAATCCGTTGATTGCACGGGTTTTTTATGCGGAAATCTTAATTTTACACGCAATGTTCTTTA
This region of Paenibacillus sp. JDR-2 genomic DNA includes:
- a CDS encoding DEAD/DEAH box helicase, yielding MSFQYTDDDVRVLCGRFAFEEGEAIWQAGGVTILRYDPDKPFCEANVRTNRDLIVTAARIRGEIVATCTCPDFDPEDKYCEHVAAMLLHLLELPEEALNLARISASDQLLSSSILDLFGSRERGQSTLLGSTRYVRDTRIPVEIQFTCVIFSSGYRNYRIGIELRTGLGRLYVVPDIRAFIEGIALNVTRTFSKQFTFNPADHRFRNEDYALLGELARISKNEALYQEEAAPLSGKTRGKQNNRMLMIPPADWPTVLPLLAACPSVLIDQEGTVTAGLQINDEASPVRFEFGEQDESGFQLNVEGLDQITVLTAYNMVLSEGRMKQLPEASCKQLADFKNMLDASHRQHVVISPEQIEPFMEKVVPELMKLGQVQVTRSVSEKIVQTPLQARLYLDRIRDRLLAELEFQYGDIKINPLAAHTDYKTEDRILLRDGDRENRILDIMEQSGFITTELGYYMQDEESEYEFLRHTIPKLEKLLQVHATSAVKTRIVVPNTPPLLKVEVDERTNWLEFKFELTGISDDEIRSVLRSIVEKRRYHRLQEGALLPLEGKEYEAITRIINETGFLRTDLNQSVFRIPVARGLHLGDFENEGRTIQLGKSLRKLLAHIRNPDHLEFEVPATLRHVLRDYQIYGFQWMKTLAHYRFGGILADDMGLGKTIQSIAFLLSCLPEIREMEQPAIIVTPASLMYNWLSELKKFAPEIQVVIADGTRPERAAKLRSLKGIDVVITSYPLLRRDIDLYVQRFYHTVILDEAQAFKNHTTQTAQAVKALQAKNRFGLTGTPLENRVEELWSIFGAVFPELFPARKVFSDLPRENIARRARPFLLRRLKSDVLKELPEKIETLQATSLLPEQKKLYVSYLAKLRTETVKHLDNDRSLQQNRIKILAGLTRLRQICCHPALFITDYEGSSAKFEQLFEIVEECRSTGKRMLIFSQFTEMLSLISKELVRQGISYFYLDGSTKASERVELCNRFNDGEKDIFLASLKAGGTGLNLTGADTVILYDLWWNPAVEQQAADRAHRIGQTKVVQVIRLAAHGTVEDKMYALQERKKNMIDDIIRPGEEQLSSLTDADIREILAIGADERDL
- a CDS encoding MarR family winged helix-turn-helix transcriptional regulator yields the protein MAASDTTIPSAGHLLETLLRTTHRLHLQFEAQLSVLEIPEYLSGPRLRFLVSVAEAGQIRMSDIAAKLGIKPRTVTQFVDALEQEKLIVRLPDPEDRRATFIRLSEIAPPLIQQARLAMSESADLVLASISPEERGELLRLLHQLSE
- a CDS encoding NADP-dependent oxidoreductase, which gives rise to MAQTMQAIRYYQFGGPEVLQLEEAPKPVPQEGEVLIRIAAAGVLPVDWKIRKGLFPMPVNFPVTPGTAFAGVIESAGPGVTGLIAGQEVFGRSANGTYAEYTTASVDSSALKPSSISFAEAATISGGATTAWCAINNAGIKAGDRVFIHGAGGGVGLFAVQFAKWKGAYVIGTAGPSNIDFIRAIGVDHAIDYTAGPFEAGLEREVDFVLDTIGGATLERSWPLIKPGGALLTITGQPPIERGQREGVRVLRSALASKQDLADIAELIGTGVVQTQVQAVFTLGEAREAHIRSEAGHGRGRIVLDMGK